Proteins co-encoded in one Papaver somniferum cultivar HN1 chromosome 5, ASM357369v1, whole genome shotgun sequence genomic window:
- the LOC113282869 gene encoding putative transcription elongation factor SPT5 homolog 1 isoform X2, with translation MSKGKTLAHHRGDGEEEDDEEEYDDEVEELEEEDEEEDEEFDVEAYESRGYSRSGKGGGVGGGGGGKSNGGGRSRGGAGSSKKRRRYDDDDEEDEDDDDEERDGNSRQKKRVVAAFFDDQAEVDDEDEYESTDGEDYEGEPFIDHSDEIPQERGVGRRMEHPHWLDRGDEEIDVAEYERIVQERYQRYEDNSGDYAEDTNDVEQQAILPSVKDPKLWIVKCAIGREREAAFCLMQKCIDQGHGMNIRSAIALDYLKNYVYIEADKEAHVKEACKGLKMLNTTKVMLVPIKEMSDVLTVKGKTMDIVKDMWVRVKIGIYKGDLAKVVNVLDMRQRVMVKLVPRVDLQAIADKLEGRRVTKKAIVPTPRLININEARKLNIPVDTRRGRSTRMHFDVFDGKMFSEGFLYKTLSMKSISYQNIQPSFDELQKFSEPGQGVGGIMSMSTSVANGRKCPFMKGDAVIVVKGDLMNLMGWVEKVDEDNVHIRPKRKDLHTTVIVNGKYVSKYFKPGDHVKVVSGAHEGATGMVITVNSNVLVIISDATKENIRVFADHVVDSSEVTSGVTRIGDYELHDLVMLDNMSFGVIIRLESEALHILKGDPDRPEVVLVKLREIKYKIERKNTAQDRWKNTVSVKDVVKILMGPCKGKQGPVEHILKGILFIKDRHHMEHAGYICAKAQSCIVMGGSHSKVVSPPPRYGASRDLAHIPPSPRRCPRGGPPFNSGGRHTGGRRGYDSFVGTTIKIRVGNYKGCRGRVVSVNGQLVRVELESQMKTVTVKRNEISDNMAVSTSFCETPQRGIGSETPMHRAQTPLRPCMTPSRDQGGETQIQIGIRTPMRDQAWDPYAAATPARDSWEDGNPGSRETPLARSNEASVSASPKTGSGWGSSGEKNHGSWGTPLARSNEASVSASPNTDSGWGTWGEKNPASWGTPLARSNEASVSASPNTDLGWGTWGEKNPGSWGTTAQAQGTPLARSNKAPASPTTGSGWESWGNQNPGSRGTSPQCQRGSPLARSNESPPPAITTGSGWGSW, from the exons ATGTCGAAAGGCAAAACCCTAGCTCATCACCGCggcgatggagaagaagaagatgatgaagaggagTACGATGATGAAGTAGAAGAACtggaggaggaggatgaggaagaagatgaggagttTGATGTAGAGGCTTATGAATCAAGAGGTTATAGTAGAAGTGGTAAAGGGGGCGGCGTCGGCGGCGGCGGCGGCGGGAAGAGTAATGGCGGTGGGAGAAGCCGTGGTGGTGCTGGTTCGAGTAAAAAACGAAGGcggtatgatgatgatgatgaggaggatgaaGATGACGATGATGAGGAGCGGGATGGGAATTCGAGACAGAAAAAGAGAGTTGTGGCGGCTTTCTTTGATGATCAAGCAGAGGTTGACGATGAGGATGAATATGAATCAACAGATGGAGAAGACTATGAAG GTGAACCATTTATAGATCATAGTGATGAAATACCTCAAGAAAGAGGTGTTGGCAGAAGGATGGAACACCCTCATTGGTTAGACAGAGGGGATGAGGAAATTGATGTCGCGGAATATGAGAGAATAGTTCAAGAGCGATACCAACGCTACGAAGATAATTCCGGAGATTATGCTGAAGATACCAATGATGTTGAGCAACAAGCAATTCTGCCGTCAGTTAAGGATCCCAAGTTGTGGATAGTGAAATGTGCG ATTGGTCGTGAGCGAGAGGCAGCTTTTTGCCTCATGCAAAAGTGTATTGATCAAGGTCATGGGATGAATATAAGATCTGCTATTGCTCTCGATTATCTCAAGAATTATGTATACATTGAGGCTGATAAGGAGGCCCATGTTAAAGAG GCTTGCAAAGGTCTCAAAATGTTGAATACTACAAAAGTAATGCTTGTTCCGATTAAAGAAATGAGTGACGTGCTTACAGTAAAAGGCAAAACCATGGATATCGTAAAAGATATGTGGGTACGAGTGAAGATTGGGATATATAAAGGGGATCTTGCAAAG GTTGTTAATGTGTTAGATATGCGTCAAAGGGTTATGGTCAAGCTAGTTCCAAGGGTTGATTTACAAGCCATTGCTGATAAATTG GAAGGTAGAAGAGTCACGAAGAAGGCAATTGTCCCCACTCCACGTCTCATAAACATAAATGAAGCGAG GAAGCTTAATATACCAGTAGACACTAGAAGGGGACGAAGCACTAGAATGCACTTTGATGTGTTTGATGGAAAGATGTTTAGCGaaggtttcctatataaaacactATCCATGAAATCAATAAGTTATCAGAATATTCAACCATCTTTTGATGagcttcagaagttttctgagcCTGGACAAGGAGTTGGGGGGATTATGTCCATGTCCACTTCAGTTGCAAATGGGAGAAAATGCCCCTTCATGAAGGGTGATGCTGTTATTGTTGTCAAAGGAGATCTGATGAATCTGATGGGATGGGTTGAAAAAGTTGATGAAGATAATGTCCATATCAGACCAAAAAGGAAGGACTTGCAT ACAACAGTTATTGTGAATGGAAAATATGTTAGCAAATATTTCAAGCCTGGGGATCATGTGAAGGTTGTCTCTGGTGCTCATGAAGGTGCAACCGGTATGGTTATTACGGTTAACAGTAATGTACTCGTCATCATATCTGATGCTACTAAGGAAAAT ATCCGTGTCTTTGCTGACCACGTCGTGGACAGCTCTGAAGTAACATCTGGAGTTACCAGAATTGGGGATTATGAGCTTCACGACCTTGTCATGCTTGA TAACATGAGTTTTGGGGTAATTATACGGTTAGAGAGTGAAGCCCTCCACATACTGAAGGGAGATCCAGATAGACCTGAGGTCGTACTAGTGAAGTTGAGGGAGATCAAATACAAGATTGAGAGGAAGAATACTGCTCAAGATCGATGGAAAAATACTGTGTCTGTTAAAGATGTTGTGAAGATTCTCATGGGTCCTTGCAAA GGGAAACAAGGTCCTGTTGAACATATACTGAAAGGAATATTGTTCATAAAAGACCGTCATCACATGGAGCATGCTGGTTATATTTGTGCAAAAGCACAGTCTTGTATAGTAATGGGCGGCTCTCATTCCAAG GTTGTTTCCCCTCCCCCTAGATATGGAGCTTCTAGAGACTTGGCTCATATTCCCCCTTCACCAAGAAGATGTCCTAGAGGAGGACCTCCATTTAACT CTGGAGGAAGACATACAGGTGGACGACGAGGGTATGATTCATTTGTTGGCACTACCATTAAAATTCGTGTTGGTAACTACAAGGGATGCCGTGGTCGTGTTGTAAGTGTTAATGGCCAATTAGTTCGAGTTGAACTGGAATCTCAGATGAAAACTGTTACAG TTAAACGTAACGAGATCTCTGATAACATGGCTGTTTCTACGTCATTCTG TGAAACACCTCAGCGTGGTATTGGAAGTGAAACACCCATGCATCGAGCACAAACTCCACTGCGCCCATGTATGACTCCATCAAGAGATCAAGGAGGAG AAACACAGATACAGATCGGTATCCGGACCCCCATGCGTGATCAAGCTTGGGATCCTTATGCTGCTGCTACTCCAGCCAG GGATAGCTGGGAAGACGGAAATCCTGGTTCACGGGAAACTCCTCTTGCACGTTCAAATGAAGCCTCTGTATCAGCATCACCTAAAACAGGTTCGGGTTGGGGCAGCTCTGGTGAAAAAAATCATGGCTCATGGGGAACTCCTCTTGCACGTTCAAATGAAGCCTCAGTATCAGCATCACCGAACACAGATTCAGGTTGGGGCACCTGGGGTGAAAAAAATCCTGCCTCATGGGGAACGCCTCTTGCACGTTCAAATGAAGCCTCAGTATCAGCATCACCGAACACAGATTTGGGTTGGGGCACCTGGGGTGAAAAAAATCCTGGCTCATGGGGAACCACTGCACAAGCCCAG GGAACTCCTCTTGCACGTTCAAATAAAGCCCCTGCATCTCCGACCACAGGGTCAGGTTGGGAAAGTTGGGGCAATCAAAATCCTGGCTCGAGAGGAACCAGTCCACAATGTCAG CGGGGAAGTCCTCTTGCACGTTCAAATGAATCGCCACCACCAGCAATAACCACAGGTTCAGGTTGGGGCAGTTGGTAG
- the LOC113282869 gene encoding putative transcription elongation factor SPT5 homolog 1 isoform X1 gives MSKGKTLAHHRGDGEEEDDEEEYDDEVEELEEEDEEEDEEFDVEAYESRGYSRSGKGGGVGGGGGGKSNGGGRSRGGAGSSKKRRRYDDDDEEDEDDDDEERDGNSRQKKRVVAAFFDDQAEVDDEDEYESTDGEDYEGEPFIDHSDEIPQERGVGRRMEHPHWLDRGDEEIDVAEYERIVQERYQRYEDNSGDYAEDTNDVEQQAILPSVKDPKLWIVKCAIGREREAAFCLMQKCIDQGHGMNIRSAIALDYLKNYVYIEADKEAHVKEACKGLKMLNTTKVMLVPIKEMSDVLTVKGKTMDIVKDMWVRVKIGIYKGDLAKVVNVLDMRQRVMVKLVPRVDLQAIADKLEGRRVTKKAIVPTPRLININEARKLNIPVDTRRGRSTRMHFDVFDGKMFSEGFLYKTLSMKSISYQNIQPSFDELQKFSEPGQGVGGIMSMSTSVANGRKCPFMKGDAVIVVKGDLMNLMGWVEKVDEDNVHIRPKRKDLHTTVIVNGKYVSKYFKPGDHVKVVSGAHEGATGMVITVNSNVLVIISDATKENIRVFADHVVDSSEVTSGVTRIGDYELHDLVMLDNMSFGVIIRLESEALHILKGDPDRPEVVLVKLREIKYKIERKNTAQDRWKNTVSVKDVVKILMGPCKGKQGPVEHILKGILFIKDRHHMEHAGYICAKAQSCIVMGGSHSKVVSPPPRYGASRDLAHIPPSPRRCPRGGPPFNSGGRHTGGRRGYDSFVGTTIKIRVGNYKGCRGRVVSVNGQLVRVELESQMKTVTVKRNEISDNMAVSTSFCETPQRGIGSETPMHRAQTPLRPCMTPSRDQGGETQIQIGIRTPMRDQAWDPYAAATPARDSWEDGNPGSRETPLARSNEASVSASPKTGSGWGSSGEKNHGSWGTPLARSNEASVSASPNTDSGWGTWGEKNPASWGTPLARSNEASVSASPNTDLGWGTWGEKNPGSWGTTAQAQQGTPLARSNKAPASPTTGSGWESWGNQNPGSRGTSPQCQRGSPLARSNESPPPAITTGSGWGSW, from the exons ATGTCGAAAGGCAAAACCCTAGCTCATCACCGCggcgatggagaagaagaagatgatgaagaggagTACGATGATGAAGTAGAAGAACtggaggaggaggatgaggaagaagatgaggagttTGATGTAGAGGCTTATGAATCAAGAGGTTATAGTAGAAGTGGTAAAGGGGGCGGCGTCGGCGGCGGCGGCGGCGGGAAGAGTAATGGCGGTGGGAGAAGCCGTGGTGGTGCTGGTTCGAGTAAAAAACGAAGGcggtatgatgatgatgatgaggaggatgaaGATGACGATGATGAGGAGCGGGATGGGAATTCGAGACAGAAAAAGAGAGTTGTGGCGGCTTTCTTTGATGATCAAGCAGAGGTTGACGATGAGGATGAATATGAATCAACAGATGGAGAAGACTATGAAG GTGAACCATTTATAGATCATAGTGATGAAATACCTCAAGAAAGAGGTGTTGGCAGAAGGATGGAACACCCTCATTGGTTAGACAGAGGGGATGAGGAAATTGATGTCGCGGAATATGAGAGAATAGTTCAAGAGCGATACCAACGCTACGAAGATAATTCCGGAGATTATGCTGAAGATACCAATGATGTTGAGCAACAAGCAATTCTGCCGTCAGTTAAGGATCCCAAGTTGTGGATAGTGAAATGTGCG ATTGGTCGTGAGCGAGAGGCAGCTTTTTGCCTCATGCAAAAGTGTATTGATCAAGGTCATGGGATGAATATAAGATCTGCTATTGCTCTCGATTATCTCAAGAATTATGTATACATTGAGGCTGATAAGGAGGCCCATGTTAAAGAG GCTTGCAAAGGTCTCAAAATGTTGAATACTACAAAAGTAATGCTTGTTCCGATTAAAGAAATGAGTGACGTGCTTACAGTAAAAGGCAAAACCATGGATATCGTAAAAGATATGTGGGTACGAGTGAAGATTGGGATATATAAAGGGGATCTTGCAAAG GTTGTTAATGTGTTAGATATGCGTCAAAGGGTTATGGTCAAGCTAGTTCCAAGGGTTGATTTACAAGCCATTGCTGATAAATTG GAAGGTAGAAGAGTCACGAAGAAGGCAATTGTCCCCACTCCACGTCTCATAAACATAAATGAAGCGAG GAAGCTTAATATACCAGTAGACACTAGAAGGGGACGAAGCACTAGAATGCACTTTGATGTGTTTGATGGAAAGATGTTTAGCGaaggtttcctatataaaacactATCCATGAAATCAATAAGTTATCAGAATATTCAACCATCTTTTGATGagcttcagaagttttctgagcCTGGACAAGGAGTTGGGGGGATTATGTCCATGTCCACTTCAGTTGCAAATGGGAGAAAATGCCCCTTCATGAAGGGTGATGCTGTTATTGTTGTCAAAGGAGATCTGATGAATCTGATGGGATGGGTTGAAAAAGTTGATGAAGATAATGTCCATATCAGACCAAAAAGGAAGGACTTGCAT ACAACAGTTATTGTGAATGGAAAATATGTTAGCAAATATTTCAAGCCTGGGGATCATGTGAAGGTTGTCTCTGGTGCTCATGAAGGTGCAACCGGTATGGTTATTACGGTTAACAGTAATGTACTCGTCATCATATCTGATGCTACTAAGGAAAAT ATCCGTGTCTTTGCTGACCACGTCGTGGACAGCTCTGAAGTAACATCTGGAGTTACCAGAATTGGGGATTATGAGCTTCACGACCTTGTCATGCTTGA TAACATGAGTTTTGGGGTAATTATACGGTTAGAGAGTGAAGCCCTCCACATACTGAAGGGAGATCCAGATAGACCTGAGGTCGTACTAGTGAAGTTGAGGGAGATCAAATACAAGATTGAGAGGAAGAATACTGCTCAAGATCGATGGAAAAATACTGTGTCTGTTAAAGATGTTGTGAAGATTCTCATGGGTCCTTGCAAA GGGAAACAAGGTCCTGTTGAACATATACTGAAAGGAATATTGTTCATAAAAGACCGTCATCACATGGAGCATGCTGGTTATATTTGTGCAAAAGCACAGTCTTGTATAGTAATGGGCGGCTCTCATTCCAAG GTTGTTTCCCCTCCCCCTAGATATGGAGCTTCTAGAGACTTGGCTCATATTCCCCCTTCACCAAGAAGATGTCCTAGAGGAGGACCTCCATTTAACT CTGGAGGAAGACATACAGGTGGACGACGAGGGTATGATTCATTTGTTGGCACTACCATTAAAATTCGTGTTGGTAACTACAAGGGATGCCGTGGTCGTGTTGTAAGTGTTAATGGCCAATTAGTTCGAGTTGAACTGGAATCTCAGATGAAAACTGTTACAG TTAAACGTAACGAGATCTCTGATAACATGGCTGTTTCTACGTCATTCTG TGAAACACCTCAGCGTGGTATTGGAAGTGAAACACCCATGCATCGAGCACAAACTCCACTGCGCCCATGTATGACTCCATCAAGAGATCAAGGAGGAG AAACACAGATACAGATCGGTATCCGGACCCCCATGCGTGATCAAGCTTGGGATCCTTATGCTGCTGCTACTCCAGCCAG GGATAGCTGGGAAGACGGAAATCCTGGTTCACGGGAAACTCCTCTTGCACGTTCAAATGAAGCCTCTGTATCAGCATCACCTAAAACAGGTTCGGGTTGGGGCAGCTCTGGTGAAAAAAATCATGGCTCATGGGGAACTCCTCTTGCACGTTCAAATGAAGCCTCAGTATCAGCATCACCGAACACAGATTCAGGTTGGGGCACCTGGGGTGAAAAAAATCCTGCCTCATGGGGAACGCCTCTTGCACGTTCAAATGAAGCCTCAGTATCAGCATCACCGAACACAGATTTGGGTTGGGGCACCTGGGGTGAAAAAAATCCTGGCTCATGGGGAACCACTGCACAAGCCCAG CAGGGAACTCCTCTTGCACGTTCAAATAAAGCCCCTGCATCTCCGACCACAGGGTCAGGTTGGGAAAGTTGGGGCAATCAAAATCCTGGCTCGAGAGGAACCAGTCCACAATGTCAG CGGGGAAGTCCTCTTGCACGTTCAAATGAATCGCCACCACCAGCAATAACCACAGGTTCAGGTTGGGGCAGTTGGTAG